The following DNA comes from Vigna radiata var. radiata cultivar VC1973A chromosome 4, Vradiata_ver6, whole genome shotgun sequence.
TCTCTAAACACACACAATTACATccaaattttcttatatatcctagctaaaaataaaatcatgaaggGTTTGATTCTCTTTAGCATAATTGTTGCTTGTGGTTTTGTTGAAAATGTTGTTTCATACAACAACCAATTTCCTTATAGAACCATTATAAATTTTGGTGACTCTTTAAGTGATACAGGAAATTCTGCAACTAACGAACCATTTAAGGCTGATAGTCCATACGGTTCAACATATTTTAAACATCCTGCAGGACGTATGTCAAATGGAAGATTGATAATAGATTTTATAGGTACTTATACCCTCTTTTCTATTCAAAAGATGACTTCAATGAAATTTGTGCACAAGAAATACTATCACATAATAATCATATGTTACCAATCACACACATTCTTACTAACATATgatcattttcattttagtcAAAGCATATGGGTTACCATACTTGCCAGCTTATCTAAATTTAACGGAAGGACAACATGTTAAGCAAGGAGTAAATTTTGCATATTCTGGTGCAACTGCACTAGATAAAAGCTTTTTTGATAAAAGAGGACTCAATGTACCAGCAGCTGCTTATGCATTAAATACTCAACTTGATTGGTTTCATAAGATCAAGCCCTCGCTTTGTACAGGCAAAGAAGGTTGGATCATATCTCCTTTCATAAAGTTTCTAcaacatatttgtttttttttttgtttctccaTATAATTACtaacaattttatttccttCTATGACAGACTGTGCTAATTTCTTTAAGAACTCATTAGTTCTAGTTGGTGAGATTGGTGGGAATGACATTAATGCAATTATCCCACATAAAAATCTTACAGAAATTCGAGAGTTTGTTCCACATATTATTGAAGCNATTACAAATATGACTTCTGTAAGTTGTATCAANTATATCTTAAAGTAATTACAATAGTATAATTAAACTTCATTTGAAATGTGATTGATTACAGTAACCTGACTTTGGTTTCTGCTTCTATTATGTAGACACTAATTTCAGAAGGAGTTGTTGAACTAGNGNTTCCAGGCAACTTTCCAATTGGGTGTAATACCTATGTTTTGAATACGGTGAATAGTGATAAAAAAGAAGATTATGACGAATTTGGGTGTTTGAGAAATTACAATGCTGCCATCAAGTACTATCATGATCAACTCAAAACGGCTATAGACGAATTGAGACACAAGAACCCTCAtgttaacataatatattttaattattatagtgCGGCTAGACGTTTATTTGAAAAACCAGAACAATATGGTATGTTGTACTttgattttgcttttctttAGATGAACAATAAATAGTTATACAAGGTTTTTGCCATAATTTTGCTATTAATTTATGCAATGCAGGCTTTAAGGGTAAACCTGACACCTTCAAAGCATGTTGTGGAAAGGGTGGAAGATACAATCTTAATGAAGTTTGCGGATTTGGTGATTCAGTGATTTGTGATGCACCTGTAAAACACATAAATTGGGATGGATTTCATTTCACTGAAGCAAGTTATAGATCTGTAGCACAAGGACTTCTTGAGGGTCCTTATGCTACTCCTCCTCTTAAAACTCCTCCATTCAAGATACCAAAGGAATGAAAATAGCACAAAGGAAACACTAATGAAGATAGtatttcattctatcttttagtatgaatataatataagtgagacagagaaaaatatgatagaACATTACTCttgtattatataataaaagtccTATAATATGATGgacatgttttgttttattatagaaataaattgttttttgaaactctcatcttaaattacattatttttcttttaaaaacacTTATTATGGCTAGTTATTAACATTTGTTTACTTCATCAACGTACTTcatatagttattaaaatttgattacttCATTTATAGTTTTCATTATGTGGTAGTTTTGTTTTAGTGATTAATAGTGATTAGTTTTGTTTACATGGTGGTAAATatctttcaaattcttttaaataatttgtgatatttgttattaaactttatgtttttataCACTTCAATAAAATAGAGTGGCTGAAtgtaagaataaatattttattgaaacaaCTCATATCCTTTTAATTCATGGTGAGGTTCTTCAACATTTTTAAGatgatgttatttatattacatatcattttttaatagtATGTTAACAAgatatatctaataaattatttatttattatcttattaattaattgtatgtCAACTTCagttttaaattacaaaatatatttaaattatttatttgtttgatttctaaattatttttatatatatatatatatatatatatatatatatatatatatatatatatatatataaaatatgatatttgttATATCTGAATGATGACATCTTTCATAAGtattcaataatcaataatatttcaattttttttattatatttttaacttttattcaaacaccaaaaatctataaatatagatttatatatgTGAGGACTACGATGATATTCtacaatttctttaaaattgttattgatTCTGATATTAGATAagcttttataaataaatttctcaTTAGCGATCAAGTAATAAATTATCGAAATTATCAACCCGACTTCTAAAATccttattctcttttttcttttactgttaCTATGGGTTCGACCGCTTAGGTACAAAGGAGTACAACCTTAAAGAACCGAACGGTCAACAGGAAAGAGCATCTATGTCCTTCGGTCCCAATaacaattgaacaaaattaaggCGTAATTAACGGTTATTGATGAGCGGTTAATGTATAGTTAATATTTCAACGGTTATTCATTACAGGTATTAGTGACCATTAAGAGGTAAATTAATTGATCATATTCTTATGAACATTATAAATAGAGGCTCAATATCAAGGTAATCTCACATTTTTCTTAATGGAATTATTTTAAGACCTTAGAGAAAGATTTTGACTTGAGTGTCGAGTGTATTTTGCAGGTCACCCCCCTCCATCAATCGGTCATTTGGAGCAAGGAGCAAGGAGAGCGTTCGGCGGAGACAAGAACTCTTCAGGTGGTTATCCTCATCCCAATTCAactgaaacattttggcgcccaccgtgggactgagtacttttttttttttgaagatgCAAAGGAGGATGGAAGCCATGCAGGCGAAGATGACAACTTTGAGGGCTGAGCGAGATGTAGCACTGAAGGACTGCGATGCGGGGCGGAGGGCCCCGTCGAATCGGCAGTTGGATCGCTCACACAGACTCCCATAGTGGAATTCCCAGGTTCTAATCAAGAAGGCACCAATCAGGGGGAGAACAATTCCAGGAGCTGCCTCACCCGCCTAGGTAATGCTGCTAAGGAAAGGGCGCTTCACCCATTTACAGTTGCAATTATGGAGGAGTGAATGCCATATAGGATGCTTCCT
Coding sequences within:
- the LOC106758416 gene encoding GDSL esterase/lipase At1g28590-like, whose amino-acid sequence is MKGLILFSIIVACGFVENVVSYNNQFPYRTIINFGDSLSDTGNSATNEPFKADSPYGSTYFKHPAGRMSNGRLIIDFIVKAYGLPYLPAYLNLTEGQHVKQGVNFAYSGATALDKSFFDKRGLNVPAAAYALNTQLDWFHKIKPSLCTGKEDCANFFKNSLVLVGEIGGNDINAIIPHKNLTEIREFVPHIIEAITNMTSTLISEGVVELXXPGNFPIGCNTYVLNTVNSDKKEDYDEFGCLRNYNAAIKYYHDQLKTAIDELRHKNPHVNIIYFNYYSAARRLFEKPEQYGFKGKPDTFKACCGKGGRYNLNEVCGFGDSVICDAPVKHINWDGFHFTEASYRSVAQGLLEGPYATPPLKTPPFKIPKE